The proteins below come from a single Tsuneonella deserti genomic window:
- a CDS encoding MgtC/SapB family protein, translated as MELNPPVLMHWMDLDLVARLGIAALLGLLLGLDRELRGLAAGMRTHGLICFSSAAMTVSLISLFHQMDGQRMDPLRIYEATGAFIGFIGAGLIVFSKGHVKNLTTAANLWLAGVIGIACGSAQWPLVAIASAISFVMLTVLRAAERRFFPDEDATP; from the coding sequence ATGGAGCTCAATCCGCCAGTCCTGATGCACTGGATGGATCTTGACCTAGTCGCTCGCCTTGGGATCGCGGCGCTGCTGGGGCTGCTGCTGGGTCTCGATAGAGAATTGCGCGGGCTGGCGGCGGGGATGCGCACCCACGGCCTTATCTGCTTTTCCTCTGCCGCGATGACCGTCTCGCTCATCTCGCTGTTTCACCAGATGGATGGCCAGCGAATGGATCCGCTGCGCATCTACGAGGCGACGGGCGCCTTCATCGGCTTCATCGGCGCGGGGCTGATCGTGTTCAGCAAGGGCCACGTCAAGAACCTCACCACCGCCGCCAACCTGTGGCTCGCGGGAGTGATCGGGATCGCCTGTGGTTCCGCGCAGTGGCCGCTGGTCGCGATCGCATCGGCCATCTCGTTCGTGATGCTTACTGTCCTGCGCGCCGCCGAAAGACGCTTCTTCCCTGACGAGGACGCCACCCCATGA
- the ligD gene encoding DNA ligase D, which yields MTTRTARKADPLKEYNRKRDFKKTAEPAGKRANSEGGNRFIVQKHDATRLHWDFRIEADGVLKSWAVTKGPSPDPDIKRLAVRTEDHPLSYAEFEGTIPKGEYGGGTVMLWDRGTWEPVEGKSWKDIDKGHLHFCLKGERMNGEWLLIRLKPRPGEKRENWLLRKIDDEYAAEGDPLVEHGLTSVLTGRSMAEIEADVEGSHSLKGKNGDAFVKEMAKAAKHNAGKAKTKPKTKAKTGKPPKFREPQLATLVDSVPAGNRWMHEIKFDGYRALVAAAGSDVRVYTRSGKDWSDKFAPLVEAFAALDLPPCLIDGEIVAYDANGNPDFSSLQAVLKRGHGSQKKTDALSFHAFDLLEANGEDLTGLSNIERKERLEALLKVAQPPIHVTDHVIGAGEKLFKAMCDAGQEGIISKAIDAPYRSTRTKSWVKVKCTRRQEFVIIGWKKSSAKGRPFSSILLAQNEGRKLVYKGNVGTGFKTDTLHDLAERFAKIEREDAPAEVDRASRRGVTWVEPELVAEVAFAEFTGPTSKSGGGNIRHGSFLGLRGDKDAADVVPEVPQDAPADDPVADVKISNRDRVIFPETGETKGELADYYAAIAPLMLPWAANRPVSLVRCPQGRGKKCFFQKHDSGSFGSHVHHVPITEKDGHAEDYLYVEDAAGLLTCVQMGTIEFHGWGARTSDVEAPDRLVIDLDPDEGLDFEDVKRAAKDFHDHLQDLGLASYAMLSGGKGVHVVVPLTPGHSWDEHKDFAKRFAEAMSMAEPDRFVANMSKAKRVGKIFIDYLRNQRGATAVLPYSARARAGAPVAVPVSWDELDGFPSAHEFSIRDSAKLLERAKSKALAGWGFAEQSLPNL from the coding sequence ATGACTACTCGCACCGCCAGGAAGGCAGACCCTCTCAAGGAATACAACCGCAAGCGCGACTTCAAGAAGACCGCCGAGCCTGCCGGCAAGCGCGCCAACAGCGAAGGCGGCAATCGCTTCATCGTGCAGAAGCATGATGCCACGCGCCTGCATTGGGACTTCCGCATCGAAGCGGACGGAGTGCTCAAGTCATGGGCCGTTACCAAGGGCCCCTCGCCCGATCCGGACATCAAGCGGCTGGCGGTGCGAACCGAGGACCACCCGCTTTCCTATGCCGAGTTCGAAGGGACCATCCCCAAGGGCGAGTACGGCGGGGGCACGGTGATGCTGTGGGATCGCGGCACGTGGGAGCCGGTCGAAGGCAAGAGCTGGAAGGACATCGACAAGGGCCATCTCCATTTCTGCCTCAAGGGCGAGCGCATGAACGGCGAGTGGCTGCTGATCCGGCTCAAGCCCCGGCCGGGCGAGAAGCGCGAGAACTGGCTCCTGCGCAAGATCGACGACGAATATGCGGCGGAAGGCGATCCCCTGGTCGAGCATGGCCTGACCAGCGTGCTGACCGGGCGCAGCATGGCGGAGATCGAGGCCGACGTCGAAGGATCGCACTCGCTCAAGGGCAAGAATGGCGATGCCTTCGTGAAGGAAATGGCCAAGGCGGCGAAGCACAACGCAGGCAAGGCGAAGACCAAACCGAAGACGAAGGCAAAGACCGGCAAGCCACCGAAATTCCGCGAGCCGCAGCTCGCCACGCTGGTCGACAGCGTCCCGGCGGGCAATCGCTGGATGCACGAGATCAAGTTCGATGGCTATCGCGCGCTGGTCGCCGCCGCGGGCAGCGACGTGCGGGTCTACACTCGCAGCGGGAAGGACTGGAGCGACAAGTTCGCGCCCCTCGTCGAAGCATTCGCCGCGCTAGACCTGCCGCCGTGCCTGATCGATGGCGAAATCGTCGCCTACGATGCAAACGGCAACCCGGACTTCTCCTCGCTGCAGGCGGTGCTGAAGCGCGGGCACGGTTCGCAGAAAAAGACCGACGCACTCTCGTTCCATGCTTTCGACCTGCTGGAAGCCAATGGCGAGGACCTGACCGGACTTAGCAACATCGAGCGCAAGGAGCGGCTCGAAGCTCTGCTCAAGGTCGCGCAGCCGCCGATCCATGTAACCGATCATGTCATCGGCGCGGGTGAAAAGCTGTTCAAGGCGATGTGCGACGCCGGACAGGAAGGGATCATCTCCAAGGCGATCGACGCGCCGTACAGGAGCACGCGGACGAAGAGCTGGGTCAAGGTCAAATGCACCCGGCGGCAGGAATTCGTGATCATCGGATGGAAGAAGTCATCCGCCAAGGGGCGACCGTTCTCCTCCATCTTGCTGGCGCAGAACGAGGGCCGCAAGCTGGTTTACAAGGGCAACGTCGGCACCGGCTTCAAAACGGACACCCTGCACGACCTGGCCGAGCGGTTCGCGAAGATCGAGCGGGAGGATGCTCCGGCGGAAGTCGACCGCGCTTCGCGCCGCGGCGTCACCTGGGTTGAGCCTGAACTGGTGGCAGAGGTAGCCTTCGCCGAATTCACCGGGCCGACCAGCAAGAGCGGTGGCGGCAATATTCGGCACGGGAGCTTTCTCGGCCTGCGCGGGGACAAGGATGCGGCCGATGTCGTGCCCGAAGTCCCGCAGGATGCGCCTGCCGACGATCCCGTCGCCGATGTGAAGATTTCCAACCGCGACCGGGTGATCTTCCCCGAAACCGGCGAGACGAAGGGTGAGCTCGCCGATTACTACGCCGCCATCGCGCCGCTGATGCTTCCATGGGCAGCCAACCGCCCCGTAAGCCTGGTGCGCTGCCCCCAGGGACGCGGCAAGAAATGCTTCTTCCAGAAGCACGACAGCGGATCGTTCGGCAGCCACGTCCACCATGTGCCTATTACCGAGAAGGACGGGCACGCAGAGGACTACCTCTACGTCGAGGACGCTGCCGGGCTGCTGACCTGCGTGCAGATGGGCACGATCGAGTTCCATGGCTGGGGGGCGCGCACCAGCGATGTCGAGGCTCCCGACCGGCTGGTGATCGACCTCGATCCCGACGAAGGTCTCGACTTCGAGGACGTGAAACGCGCCGCGAAGGATTTTCACGATCACCTGCAGGACCTCGGGCTGGCGAGTTACGCCATGCTGTCGGGCGGCAAGGGTGTGCATGTCGTGGTGCCGCTCACGCCGGGCCATTCATGGGACGAGCACAAGGACTTCGCCAAGCGCTTCGCCGAGGCGATGAGCATGGCCGAGCCCGACCGCTTCGTCGCCAACATGAGCAAGGCCAAGCGGGTCGGTAAGATATTCATCGATTACCTGCGCAATCAGCGCGGGGCGACAGCGGTGCTGCCGTATTCGGCGCGGGCCCGGGCCGGGGCGCCGGTGGCGGTGCCGGTGTCATGGGACGAACTGGACGGCTTCCCTTCGGCGCACGAGTTCTCGATCCGCGATTCGGCCAAGCTGCTGGAACGGGCGAAAAGCAAGGCTCTCGCCGGATGGGGCTTCGCGGAGCAGTCTCTGCCGAACCTCTGA
- the ku gene encoding non-homologous end joining protein Ku — protein MAARAYWTGQIRLALVSIPVEVYAATKSGAAISFHQIHEPTGKRINYEKVVRGIGPVDRDEIVKGYEISKGNYVLLDDDEIEAVKIESKRTLELVQFVDTNEIDVFYFEKPYYVVPQDELAEEAFVVLREALKARKKIALGQLSVRGREQLVSLKPCGKGIVMETLRYEDEVRKAQTYFKDIPATKPAKEMLELAGSLIDQKTAPFDAGEFHDRYVDALKKLVEKKAKAKGKKVLEDVEEPDTPRGSNVIDLMAALKKSVGGDKPAPAKKTASKKTPSKKESAPKARKRA, from the coding sequence ATGGCCGCACGCGCCTACTGGACGGGTCAGATCAGGCTCGCTCTCGTTTCGATACCGGTCGAGGTGTATGCCGCCACCAAGAGCGGGGCCGCGATCAGCTTCCACCAGATCCACGAACCGACCGGCAAGCGGATCAACTACGAGAAGGTGGTCCGGGGCATCGGACCGGTGGACCGGGACGAGATCGTCAAGGGCTACGAAATTTCGAAGGGCAACTACGTCCTGCTCGACGATGACGAGATCGAAGCGGTCAAGATCGAAAGCAAGCGCACGCTCGAGCTGGTCCAGTTCGTCGACACCAACGAGATCGACGTGTTCTACTTCGAAAAGCCTTATTACGTGGTGCCGCAGGACGAACTGGCCGAGGAAGCGTTCGTCGTCCTGCGCGAAGCGTTGAAGGCGAGGAAAAAGATCGCCCTCGGCCAGCTCTCGGTGCGCGGGCGCGAGCAGCTCGTCAGCCTGAAGCCGTGCGGCAAGGGAATCGTGATGGAGACCCTCCGCTACGAGGACGAGGTCCGCAAGGCACAAACCTACTTCAAGGATATCCCGGCGACCAAACCCGCCAAGGAGATGCTCGAGCTGGCCGGATCGCTGATCGACCAGAAGACCGCTCCGTTCGATGCGGGCGAGTTCCACGACCGGTATGTCGATGCGCTCAAGAAGCTGGTCGAGAAAAAGGCCAAGGCGAAGGGTAAGAAAGTGCTCGAGGACGTCGAGGAGCCGGACACTCCACGCGGCTCGAATGTCATCGACCTGATGGCCGCGCTCAAGAAATCGGTCGGTGGAGACAAGCCCGCGCCCGCGAAAAAGACCGCGTCCAAGAAAACGCCTTCGAAGAAGGAGAGCGCGCCCAAGGCGAGGAAACGCGCCTGA
- a CDS encoding SDR family NAD(P)-dependent oxidoreductase → MTPDPLFDFTGKVALVTGGSRGLGREMAIALAERGADVIIASRKLDACEIVASEVRLMGRRALAHAAHCGRWAEVDALVEASYAEFGRVDILINNAGMGPAMPSHEVSEALFDSVLNLNFKGPFRLAAQVAHRMAQGDGGAIVNVSSTASIRAIPGVVPYAGAKAAVNAMTVSLAAEYAPRVRVNALIPGPFLTDIAQAWTEEARREQPVAMGRPGEPAEIVTAALMLASPASSYTTGALVQVDGGPR, encoded by the coding sequence ATGACGCCCGATCCGCTGTTCGATTTTACCGGCAAGGTTGCCCTCGTCACCGGCGGCAGCCGCGGGCTCGGGCGCGAGATGGCGATCGCGCTCGCCGAGCGCGGGGCCGACGTGATCATTGCCAGCCGCAAGCTGGACGCGTGCGAAATCGTCGCCTCGGAAGTGCGCTTGATGGGGCGCCGCGCGCTTGCCCATGCCGCACACTGCGGGCGCTGGGCCGAAGTCGATGCGCTGGTCGAGGCTTCCTACGCCGAATTCGGACGAGTGGACATCCTGATCAACAACGCCGGCATGGGACCTGCCATGCCCAGCCACGAGGTGTCGGAGGCGCTGTTCGACAGCGTGCTCAACCTCAATTTCAAGGGCCCTTTCCGCCTTGCCGCGCAGGTCGCGCACCGGATGGCGCAGGGCGATGGCGGGGCAATCGTCAACGTCAGCAGCACCGCCTCGATCAGGGCGATTCCCGGCGTGGTGCCTTATGCCGGAGCGAAGGCCGCGGTGAACGCGATGACCGTCAGCCTGGCCGCCGAGTACGCGCCCAGGGTTCGGGTCAACGCATTGATTCCCGGTCCTTTTCTGACCGATATCGCGCAGGCCTGGACCGAGGAGGCACGGCGCGAGCAGCCGGTCGCCATGGGGCGTCCGGGAGAGCCGGCGGAGATCGTCACCGCCGCACTGATGCTCGCGAGCCCGGCGTCGAGCTACACCACCGGCGCGCTGGTGCAGGTGGACGGCGGGCCGCGGTAA
- a CDS encoding SDR family oxidoreductase, with amino-acid sequence MTTFRDGLLAGKVAFVAGGTSGINLGIAKRFAQLGASVAVCGRDPEKAQRAAEAIGGRALGLSADVRDFGAIRGALETAVDRFGKLDIVVAGAAGNFLAPALGMSANAFKTVVDIDLLGTFNTLRACHDLLKLPGASLIAITAGQADQAMALQIHACAAKAGVNQVVRTLAIEWGPDVRVNGISPGPIAGTEGMDRLAPMAGMREASESRIPMKRWGEIEEIAEAAVFLCSPAAAYITGTILDVDGGSSVGDAGRMDMAKGIG; translated from the coding sequence ATGACGACTTTTCGCGACGGGTTGCTGGCAGGCAAAGTGGCGTTCGTCGCCGGTGGGACAAGTGGGATCAACCTCGGGATCGCTAAGCGGTTTGCGCAGCTCGGTGCCAGTGTCGCCGTATGCGGCCGCGATCCCGAGAAGGCGCAGCGCGCGGCCGAAGCGATCGGCGGACGCGCGCTGGGTCTGTCGGCTGACGTCCGGGATTTCGGCGCCATCCGGGGGGCGCTGGAGACCGCGGTGGACCGCTTCGGCAAGCTCGACATCGTGGTCGCCGGAGCGGCGGGCAACTTCCTCGCCCCCGCACTCGGCATGTCGGCAAACGCGTTCAAGACCGTGGTGGACATCGACCTGCTCGGGACTTTCAACACGCTGCGCGCGTGCCACGATCTGCTCAAGCTTCCCGGCGCCTCGCTGATCGCCATTACGGCCGGGCAGGCGGACCAGGCGATGGCGCTGCAGATCCACGCCTGCGCGGCCAAGGCCGGGGTCAACCAGGTGGTCCGCACCCTGGCCATCGAATGGGGGCCGGACGTGCGGGTGAACGGGATCTCGCCGGGCCCCATCGCAGGTACCGAGGGGATGGACCGCCTGGCCCCGATGGCCGGCATGCGCGAAGCGAGCGAAAGCCGAATTCCGATGAAGCGCTGGGGCGAAATCGAAGAGATCGCAGAAGCAGCCGTTTTTCTCTGCTCGCCCGCAGCGGCCTACATCACCGGCACGATTCTCGATGTCGACGGTGGCAGCTCGGTCGGGGACGCCGGACGGATGGACATGGCAAAAGGGATCGGCTGA